The following are encoded in a window of Bacillota bacterium genomic DNA:
- a CDS encoding MoaD/ThiS family protein has protein sequence MRVRFFFFLKEAAGTDEVLIPAGSAPCLRALVQVLQDRFGERLARQIVTEDGEIRRDINILVNGRNVQFLEGADTKLDDDDTISFLSPVAGG, from the coding sequence TTGCGCGTCCGATTCTTCTTCTTCCTGAAAGAGGCGGCGGGTACCGACGAGGTCTTGATACCAGCGGGATCTGCCCCATGCCTCCGGGCGCTGGTGCAGGTCCTCCAAGACCGCTTCGGAGAGCGCCTCGCGCGCCAGATCGTGACAGAGGATGGGGAGATCCGCCGAGACATCAATATCCTCGTAAACGGCCGGAACGTTCAGTTCTTGGAAGGGGCTGACACGAAGCTGGACGATGACGACACGATAAGCTTCCTTTCGCCAGTCGCAGGAGGGTGA
- a CDS encoding HAMP domain-containing protein produces the protein MRSRLSSGERPTRSWRARLAKIRPKPGIGSKIMGMVVLLLLLMGGVAYLGMYGMQVQEGVYSRILNAGVPLQRHIDSLRIATWKKAATILSYALTQDEGVLKEFEATDEASKTELSNILTVMPDDSASAQYLQQLGDANSRFASRANVAKMLVQSGDSQKALEFIRTDGLPIITELSSVADEWIASTNKEHANQVAAATAQSRRVRLILVGGMAAAALVGLLIGITLTWNITKPVSRLTRAAREVASGNLSQDIPTLKRSDEIATLSRAFADMLSSLRTLVSHIGESSRELASTGESLSESAAGANQATTQIAEVMKTVAAGASEQTRRAHETHKTMNQLGEAIDQIARGAENQVASVTEASDTVSQMVSAIDMVAKSADSLVHAFDGMRATALSGKEAVGKAINSMRRIADLIAETAGATKQLGEDSIRIGDIIEVIDEIAEQTNLLALNAAIEAARAGEHGRGFAVVADEVGKLATRSSEATKEISAIVEKMQNSVGTADKFMNVTATEAQGSNALAGEAGKALSDIMGAVEHMAAEVDAIADLVRKMAAHSTRAIKAIESAASITEENTAATEEMAAASEEVRKAVEAVASVSTQTAASVEQASASTEEMAATIAEVTSSARRLAELAADLSKLVSSFAV, from the coding sequence ATGAGAAGCAGGCTTTCTTCCGGCGAGCGTCCCACCAGATCCTGGCGAGCGAGGCTCGCGAAGATCAGGCCAAAGCCGGGCATAGGATCGAAGATCATGGGCATGGTCGTGTTGCTGTTACTGCTGATGGGTGGCGTGGCATACCTAGGCATGTACGGCATGCAGGTGCAGGAAGGCGTGTACTCAAGGATCCTCAACGCTGGCGTGCCGCTGCAGAGGCATATCGACAGCTTGCGGATCGCTACGTGGAAGAAGGCCGCGACAATCCTGTCGTATGCTTTGACGCAAGACGAAGGAGTCCTGAAGGAATTCGAAGCTACCGATGAAGCCTCGAAGACAGAGCTCAGCAACATACTGACCGTGATGCCTGACGACAGCGCAAGTGCGCAGTACCTTCAGCAGCTCGGCGACGCCAACAGCAGGTTCGCGTCGCGCGCGAACGTCGCAAAGATGCTGGTCCAGTCGGGCGATTCGCAAAAGGCCCTCGAATTCATCCGCACGGACGGGCTGCCCATCATCACCGAGCTCAGCTCGGTCGCTGATGAGTGGATCGCTTCGACCAACAAGGAGCATGCGAATCAGGTGGCGGCTGCGACAGCTCAAAGCAGACGGGTAAGATTGATCCTAGTGGGGGGAATGGCCGCGGCCGCCCTCGTGGGTCTCTTGATAGGAATTACCCTCACGTGGAACATCACCAAGCCGGTCTCACGGCTCACGCGAGCGGCACGCGAGGTCGCCAGCGGCAACCTCTCGCAGGATATCCCGACCTTGAAACGCAGCGACGAGATAGCCACGCTCTCCCGAGCCTTCGCAGATATGTTGTCAAGCCTCAGGACGCTTGTTTCACACATCGGCGAGTCTTCGCGCGAACTCGCCTCCACCGGGGAGAGTCTTTCCGAGAGCGCCGCAGGGGCAAACCAAGCAACCACCCAGATCGCTGAGGTCATGAAGACCGTGGCCGCGGGGGCGTCAGAGCAAACCCGCCGAGCCCATGAGACTCACAAAACCATGAATCAACTGGGCGAGGCCATAGACCAGATAGCGAGGGGCGCCGAAAACCAGGTCGCGTCGGTGACGGAGGCAAGCGATACCGTCTCGCAGATGGTGAGCGCCATTGACATGGTGGCCAAGAGCGCGGACTCCCTTGTTCACGCATTTGACGGAATGCGGGCCACGGCCCTCTCGGGCAAGGAGGCTGTCGGCAAGGCGATAAACAGCATGAGGAGGATCGCGGACCTCATCGCTGAGACAGCCGGAGCCACCAAGCAGCTCGGGGAGGATTCCATAAGGATCGGCGACATAATCGAGGTCATCGACGAGATAGCCGAGCAGACCAACCTCCTCGCCCTGAACGCTGCCATAGAGGCTGCCAGGGCGGGCGAGCACGGCAGGGGATTCGCCGTGGTGGCTGACGAGGTCGGAAAGCTCGCCACGAGGTCAAGCGAAGCCACTAAAGAGATCTCTGCTATCGTCGAGAAGATGCAGAATAGCGTCGGGACAGCCGACAAGTTTATGAACGTGACGGCAACGGAAGCACAAGGCAGCAACGCGCTCGCAGGCGAAGCCGGCAAGGCGCTTTCGGACATAATGGGTGCGGTGGAACACATGGCCGCGGAAGTGGACGCCATCGCCGACCTCGTTCGAAAGATGGCGGCCCATAGCACGCGGGCAATCAAAGCCATCGAGAGCGCTGCGAGCATAACCGAGGAAAATACGGCGGCCACTGAGGAAATGGCGGCCGCCAGCGAGGAGGTGCGAAAAGCCGTCGAGGCGGTAGCGTCGGTCTCGACCCAGACAGCCGCCTCAGTGGAGCAGGCTTCCGCCTCGACCGAGGAGATGGCTGCAACCATTGCAGAGGTAACAAGCTCGGCACGTCGCTTGGCGGAGCTCGCTGCCGACCTGAGCAAGCTCGTAAGCTCATTCGCGGTGTGA
- a CDS encoding GGDEF domain-containing protein: MTRERPDREGILTGRDALVIDRLWMSAAVVSVMVGVAFLDEIRWQPGLFPFSLAVIGPAYVLVRRRLASTELGNSLWLKLLLTSADIAIVEAVIYVSGGPSSPFWPLAALPILAATLRFGLKAGLATAIAACALSVAVLAAGEAPEGLSGLNLCRLVFTGAMLLLISFFLGMLLEEERRLRQEVLALSRTDPLTGIYNHRYLLDVLGIELKRAARYGEPLAVSMIDLDLFKSVNDAFGHLAGDKILTQLADTLKKTFRTTDYLARYGGDEIAVVMPNTGCQDAFAALERARDAVSETGFVGPNGRILKITISAGIAVFPDDGEDALVLLDKADRAMYAAKGSGGNRVQLYRPSLDEMAFETASALDSRLP; this comes from the coding sequence GTGACCCGCGAAAGACCTGATCGAGAAGGCATTCTTACAGGCCGCGATGCGCTGGTCATCGACAGGCTCTGGATGTCGGCTGCCGTTGTATCCGTGATGGTGGGCGTGGCGTTCCTCGATGAGATCCGGTGGCAGCCAGGGCTCTTTCCGTTTTCGCTTGCGGTTATAGGTCCTGCGTACGTGTTGGTCAGGCGGCGCCTCGCCTCGACCGAGCTCGGGAACAGCCTTTGGCTAAAGCTCCTGCTTACCAGCGCAGATATAGCCATCGTGGAGGCCGTCATATATGTCTCCGGCGGGCCTTCGAGCCCTTTCTGGCCGTTAGCCGCGCTGCCAATACTCGCCGCCACCCTCAGATTCGGTCTTAAAGCCGGGCTCGCGACCGCCATCGCCGCTTGCGCCCTTTCCGTTGCAGTCCTGGCCGCAGGAGAAGCCCCGGAAGGGTTATCCGGGCTCAACCTATGCAGGCTTGTGTTTACGGGCGCAATGTTGCTTCTCATCAGCTTTTTCTTAGGCATGCTGCTTGAAGAAGAAAGGAGACTGAGACAGGAGGTTCTTGCGCTCTCACGAACCGACCCTCTCACCGGTATCTACAACCACCGTTATCTCCTTGACGTCCTCGGCATAGAGCTCAAGCGGGCGGCCCGGTATGGGGAGCCGCTGGCGGTGAGCATGATAGATCTTGACCTCTTCAAGAGCGTTAACGATGCCTTTGGGCATCTCGCAGGCGATAAGATCCTCACTCAACTAGCGGACACTCTGAAGAAAACGTTCCGCACCACGGACTATCTGGCTCGATACGGCGGTGATGAGATCGCCGTCGTCATGCCGAATACCGGGTGTCAAGACGCTTTCGCGGCTCTGGAAAGGGCCAGGGACGCGGTTTCCGAGACGGGCTTCGTGGGGCCCAACGGACGCATCCTGAAGATCACCATAAGTGCCGGGATCGCCGTCTTCCCCGATGATGGCGAGGATGCCCTCGTGCTCCTTGATAAGGCGGACCGGGCGATGTACGCGGCGAAGGGATCAGGGGGGAACCGCGTACAACTGTACCGTCCATCCCTCGACGAGATGGCCTTTGAAACGGCGTCAGCCCTCGATTCACGCCTTCCGTGA
- a CDS encoding DUF2294 family protein, with protein MAKTKGQIEAEISNAVLRFEKEHMGRGPDDEVAQDVKILATVHNPRRPRALTAGATATFSSDQVFRLFS; from the coding sequence GTGGCAAAGACCAAGGGCCAGATCGAAGCCGAGATAAGCAACGCCGTTCTCAGGTTTGAGAAGGAGCACATGGGCAGAGGTCCGGACGACGAGGTAGCCCAGGATGTCAAGATCCTGGCCACTGTGCATAACCCCCGGCGACCTCGCGCGCTGACGGCCGGAGCAACGGCGACCTTCAGCTCCGACCAGGTATTCCGCCTCTTTTCTTGA
- the hutU gene encoding urocanate hydratase, producing MAEVVRAPRGRELSCKGWQQEAAMRMLMNNLDPEVAEKPEELVVYGGRGKAARSWEAFHAIVDSLKILENDETLLVQSGKPVGVFKTHRLAPRVLISNSMLVPAWATWEKFWELEAKGLTMYGQMTAGSWIYIGTQGILQGTYETFAEAARQHFNGTLAGKLALTAGLGGMGGAQPLAVTMNGGVVIAVEVDEERIKRRLATRYCDVMARSIDEAVSLARRALEKREALSIALLGNAAETHPELVRRGVIPDIVTDQTSAHDPLGGYIPAGLSVDEAAELRRRDPKLYIERAMKSMATQVEAMLEMKRRGAVVFDYGNNLRQQAFNAGVKEAFSYPGFVPAYIRPLFCEGKGPFRWVALSGDPEDIYKTDEVVLREFPENERLTRWIKMAREKVQFQGLPARICWLGYGERARFGKAINELVRRGEISAPIVIGRDHLDTGSVASPNRETEGMRDGSDAIADWPILNALLNAVSGASWVSVHHGGGVGIGYSIHAGMVVVADGTDDADWRLEHVLTTDPGSGVIRHADAGYEKAIETARKHGINIPMLRERCS from the coding sequence AAGCATTCCATGCCATTGTGGATTCCCTCAAGATCCTGGAAAACGATGAGACCTTGCTGGTCCAATCAGGGAAACCAGTGGGTGTCTTCAAGACGCACCGACTTGCGCCGAGGGTCCTCATCTCCAATTCCATGCTCGTTCCGGCGTGGGCGACGTGGGAGAAGTTCTGGGAGCTCGAGGCGAAGGGCCTCACCATGTACGGCCAGATGACCGCGGGAAGCTGGATCTACATAGGCACCCAGGGTATCTTGCAGGGGACGTACGAAACCTTTGCGGAGGCCGCGCGCCAGCATTTCAACGGCACTCTCGCGGGCAAGTTGGCCCTCACGGCCGGGCTCGGGGGTATGGGCGGCGCTCAGCCGCTTGCAGTGACCATGAACGGCGGTGTCGTCATAGCCGTGGAGGTTGACGAGGAGCGCATCAAGCGCCGCCTCGCGACCAGGTACTGTGATGTCATGGCCCGCAGCATCGACGAAGCGGTGTCGCTCGCGCGCAGGGCTTTGGAGAAGCGCGAGGCTCTCTCCATCGCCCTCCTGGGGAACGCCGCCGAGACCCACCCTGAGTTGGTGCGCCGTGGGGTTATCCCCGACATCGTGACCGACCAGACATCTGCGCACGACCCATTAGGAGGGTACATCCCGGCGGGCCTTTCTGTGGACGAGGCCGCTGAGCTGCGCAGGCGCGATCCCAAGCTATACATTGAGCGCGCTATGAAGTCCATGGCCACGCAAGTGGAAGCGATGCTCGAGATGAAGCGCCGCGGCGCGGTGGTGTTTGATTACGGGAACAACCTGAGACAGCAGGCGTTCAACGCCGGGGTGAAAGAGGCTTTCAGTTACCCAGGCTTCGTGCCCGCTTACATACGCCCTCTCTTTTGCGAAGGCAAGGGGCCCTTCCGATGGGTGGCGCTCTCAGGTGATCCCGAGGACATTTACAAGACCGACGAGGTCGTGTTGCGTGAGTTTCCAGAGAACGAGCGTCTTACCCGCTGGATTAAGATGGCCCGCGAAAAGGTGCAGTTCCAAGGGCTGCCTGCCAGGATATGCTGGCTGGGATACGGCGAGAGGGCGAGGTTCGGGAAGGCCATAAACGAGCTCGTTCGCCGGGGCGAGATCTCGGCGCCCATTGTGATCGGTCGCGACCATCTGGACACAGGATCAGTGGCGTCGCCCAACCGCGAGACCGAGGGGATGCGCGACGGCAGCGACGCCATCGCAGACTGGCCCATATTGAACGCCCTCCTTAATGCCGTTTCTGGAGCGTCGTGGGTTTCAGTTCATCATGGGGGCGGCGTGGGGATCGGCTACTCCATCCATGCCGGAATGGTAGTGGTGGCTGACGGCACGGACGATGCCGATTGGCGCCTCGAGCACGTGCTTACCACGGACCCGGGTTCGGGCGTGATCCGTCATGCGGACGCCGGCTACGAAAAGGCCATCGAGACCGCACGTAAGCACGGAATCAACATACCGATGCTACGGGAACGGTGCTCGTGA
- a CDS encoding 4Fe-4S dicluster domain-containing protein yields MEKVLLVEHEKCTACRICELVCSAKQAGSFSPAKARITVATFLEDNFFFPVTCQHCDEPLCQDVCPTGAIGRHPETGAVVIDDAKCIGCRMCQAACPFGAIAYSPAEGKVVKCDLCGGEPECVLFCPWDAIKYVQADEAALRKRKAVGERLKSALQEVKA; encoded by the coding sequence TTGGAGAAGGTCCTGCTAGTGGAGCATGAGAAGTGCACGGCGTGCCGTATCTGTGAGCTGGTGTGTTCCGCGAAACAGGCGGGGTCGTTCAGCCCTGCGAAGGCGAGGATCACCGTCGCGACGTTTCTCGAAGACAACTTCTTCTTTCCCGTTACGTGCCAGCACTGCGATGAACCCCTTTGCCAAGATGTGTGCCCCACCGGCGCCATAGGTCGGCACCCGGAAACGGGGGCGGTGGTCATCGATGACGCGAAGTGCATAGGTTGCAGGATGTGCCAGGCTGCGTGTCCGTTCGGGGCCATCGCCTACTCGCCCGCCGAGGGTAAGGTCGTGAAATGCGATCTCTGCGGCGGTGAGCCCGAATGTGTCTTGTTCTGCCCGTGGGACGCTATCAAGTACGTCCAGGCGGACGAAGCCGCGCTGCGTAAGCGCAAAGCCGTGGGCGAGAGGCTGAAGAGCGCCCTTCAGGAGGTGAAGGCGTGA
- a CDS encoding aldehyde ferredoxin oxidoreductase family protein has translation MFGWTGKILRVCLSTRSISVEDLCPNLAEKYIGARGLGSKILYDELGPGVDPLGPDNKIIFATGPLTGTAATSAGRYNVVTKSPLTGFIAGSNSGGHFPAEMKYAGFDAVIVEGVADEPVYIWVHNGKAEIRSARHVWGKTTAETTDILVQETDPDAKVACIGPAGEKLVLFACVVNDKGRAAGRSGVGAVMGSKNLKAIVVRGTGDVKVADPSRFREAVLAAFKKIKASPVTSQGLPTYGTPVLVNVINQHGAFPTRNYQTGVFEGAEKISGETLAATLLVRKRACFGCPIACGRPTVIKSGKYKGQGEGPEYEAIWALGAACGVDNLEAVTKANHICNELGLDPITMGSTIACAMELYEKGYLPEGATDMALRFGDADAVVEATRKTGYREGFGDMLARGSYRLAAEFGHPELSMTAKKQEYPAYDPRAVKGIGLNYATSNRGGCHVRGYTISSEVLGVPEKVDPLVKEGKAALVKAFQDVTALVDSAGMCLFTTFALGAEDVATMLRFATGLPFTTENAVLAGERIWNLERLFNMREGLTKADDSLVPRLLTEPMPEGPAAGNVCELEEMLAEYYSARGWSEDGKPSDETLERLGLTMCA, from the coding sequence ATGTTCGGGTGGACGGGAAAGATCCTTCGGGTTTGTCTTAGCACGCGGTCCATAAGCGTGGAAGACCTGTGCCCCAACCTCGCCGAGAAGTACATCGGAGCGAGAGGTCTCGGCAGCAAGATCCTTTACGACGAGCTCGGGCCCGGTGTAGATCCTCTCGGTCCTGACAACAAGATCATCTTCGCCACGGGCCCTCTCACTGGCACCGCGGCCACCTCAGCGGGCCGCTACAATGTTGTCACGAAGTCGCCGCTCACGGGGTTCATTGCGGGATCGAACTCTGGTGGGCACTTCCCTGCCGAAATGAAATACGCGGGCTTCGACGCCGTTATCGTGGAGGGGGTCGCGGACGAGCCCGTTTACATCTGGGTACACAACGGCAAAGCCGAGATCCGCTCGGCGAGGCACGTCTGGGGGAAGACCACGGCCGAGACGACAGATATCCTTGTCCAAGAGACGGATCCGGATGCAAAGGTGGCATGCATAGGCCCTGCGGGCGAGAAGCTCGTGCTCTTTGCGTGCGTGGTGAATGACAAGGGCCGCGCCGCCGGGCGCTCGGGCGTCGGCGCGGTCATGGGCTCCAAGAATCTGAAGGCGATCGTGGTGCGCGGAACGGGCGACGTGAAAGTAGCCGATCCGTCGCGGTTCAGGGAAGCTGTGCTGGCGGCCTTCAAGAAAATCAAGGCGTCTCCCGTGACGTCTCAGGGTCTTCCAACATACGGGACGCCCGTTCTCGTGAATGTCATCAACCAACACGGGGCTTTTCCGACGCGCAACTACCAAACCGGCGTGTTCGAGGGTGCTGAGAAGATATCCGGCGAGACGCTGGCTGCGACGCTTCTCGTAAGGAAGCGCGCATGCTTTGGCTGCCCCATCGCATGTGGGCGGCCTACCGTGATAAAGAGCGGCAAGTACAAAGGGCAGGGTGAGGGGCCCGAATACGAGGCCATCTGGGCGCTTGGAGCGGCATGTGGCGTCGACAACCTCGAGGCGGTGACCAAGGCCAACCACATCTGCAACGAGCTCGGCCTTGACCCGATAACCATGGGGTCGACCATCGCGTGCGCCATGGAGCTGTACGAAAAGGGTTATCTGCCGGAGGGCGCGACAGATATGGCTCTGAGGTTTGGCGATGCCGACGCCGTGGTTGAGGCAACCCGCAAGACCGGGTACCGCGAAGGCTTCGGTGACATGCTCGCGAGAGGCTCGTACCGTCTTGCGGCGGAGTTCGGGCATCCGGAGCTTTCCATGACTGCGAAGAAGCAGGAGTACCCGGCATACGACCCGCGTGCCGTGAAGGGCATCGGATTGAACTACGCCACGTCCAACAGGGGCGGGTGCCACGTGAGAGGGTACACCATATCCTCCGAGGTGCTCGGCGTCCCGGAGAAGGTCGACCCGCTGGTGAAAGAGGGGAAGGCTGCCTTGGTCAAGGCGTTCCAGGACGTGACCGCGCTCGTGGATTCCGCCGGGATGTGCCTATTCACCACGTTCGCGCTGGGGGCGGAGGACGTAGCGACCATGCTCCGGTTCGCGACAGGGCTCCCCTTCACCACTGAGAACGCAGTGTTGGCCGGGGAGCGCATCTGGAATCTAGAGCGCCTCTTCAACATGAGGGAAGGACTCACGAAGGCTGACGATTCGCTGGTACCGAGGCTTCTCACCGAGCCGATGCCCGAGGGCCCGGCTGCTGGGAATGTGTGCGAGCTTGAAGAGATGCTCGCCGAGTATTACTCGGCCAGAGGTTGGAGCGAGGACGGCAAGCCTTCCGACGAGACGCTGGAGCGACTCGGGCTCACCATGTGTGCGTGA